Proteins encoded by one window of Thermoleophilia bacterium:
- a CDS encoding ABC transporter permease subunit, which yields MNAEILLESSREHRRSLLWWGVGIALFVGINLVFYPSIRDSTGLSDYSKGMPEAVRALFVGGELDLTSPAGFLNSQIFALMAPTLMAIFAVSAGAASIAGDEERGFLDLRLAQPLSRRAFVIQQFLWLVAGVTVLAFVLLGTVVLGSIPFDLPIAFDKVLAVTISIALFGLFFGALALAVGGVVPGKARAIAVAAAAATASWVLDGLARAVSWLEPFQDLSPYYQAFGQNPLTNGAPWLGWVLLTVAIGILVAVSAIGLEKRDVRQ from the coding sequence GTGAACGCTGAAATCCTACTCGAGAGTTCTCGTGAGCACCGCCGGTCGTTGTTGTGGTGGGGAGTAGGTATTGCCCTGTTCGTTGGGATCAATCTGGTGTTCTACCCATCGATTCGCGATTCGACCGGTCTGTCGGATTACTCGAAGGGCATGCCTGAAGCCGTCCGCGCCCTCTTCGTCGGAGGCGAGCTCGATCTGACGAGTCCTGCCGGGTTTTTGAACAGCCAGATTTTCGCCCTCATGGCTCCGACCCTCATGGCCATCTTCGCGGTGAGTGCCGGAGCTGCCTCCATCGCGGGGGACGAGGAGCGAGGATTCCTCGATCTGCGGCTCGCACAACCCCTATCCCGCAGGGCATTCGTAATCCAGCAGTTCCTCTGGCTGGTTGCCGGTGTCACGGTCCTCGCTTTCGTCCTGCTTGGGACCGTGGTCCTCGGTTCGATCCCCTTCGATCTGCCGATTGCCTTTGACAAGGTCCTGGCGGTAACCATCAGCATCGCTCTGTTCGGTCTGTTCTTCGGGGCTCTCGCCCTTGCCGTTGGAGGTGTCGTGCCGGGCAAGGCGCGAGCCATAGCGGTCGCGGCTGCCGCGGCGACGGCCTCGTGGGTTCTCGACGGCCTCGCGAGGGCAGTGTCGTGGCTCGAGCCCTTCCAGGACCTGTCTCCCTACTACCAGGCGTTCGGGCAGAACCCGCTTACGAACGGAGCGCCATGGCTCGGATGGGTCTTGCTCACGGTCGCAATCGGGATCCTTGTTGCTGTCTCCGCGATTGGTCTTGAAAAACGGGACGTCCGGCAATGA
- a CDS encoding FAD-dependent oxidoreductase, whose protein sequence is MNTSTIEPTRVIIVGGGVAALEAMLALREFGGDRVTVDLFAPRKDFKLKPLGVSEAFGHGEVLTYDLDSLASNAGATFHMQSVASVDPEHRRVLLHDNSELSYDYLVVATGTKALWAVPGAKTFWGLHGQEVISELLDSLDITRTSRVLLTMPDPAVWPLPIYELALYLATEFREGPEPRPTIGIVTPESAPLKAFGEAVSDQVEAMLEESSVDLVSETTPTEFANGLLETSGDSIPADVVLTLPRLIGRRIDGLPFDDDGFLPVNELGLVQGCDREYAAGDVISYPIKFGGAATEQADVVASAIAAKAWDAPEPEPFVPNLRATLLTAEGPVPLGPQGSGSDQPGTEPWTTAQKVRGKFLTPVLTAAAAQKKPGDENG, encoded by the coding sequence TTGAATACGAGCACCATCGAGCCGACACGCGTGATCATCGTCGGCGGTGGAGTGGCCGCTCTGGAGGCAATGCTCGCGCTTCGCGAATTTGGAGGCGACCGGGTTACCGTTGATTTGTTCGCGCCCCGCAAAGACTTCAAGCTGAAGCCTCTCGGCGTCTCCGAAGCCTTTGGTCACGGTGAAGTCCTGACCTATGATCTCGACTCTCTCGCCAGCAACGCGGGCGCCACCTTTCACATGCAAAGCGTGGCCTCGGTCGACCCTGAGCACCGTCGGGTACTTCTTCACGATAATTCCGAACTATCTTACGATTATCTGGTCGTGGCCACCGGCACCAAGGCTCTCTGGGCCGTGCCCGGCGCGAAGACTTTCTGGGGCCTCCACGGCCAGGAAGTCATTTCGGAGCTGCTGGATTCGCTCGACATCACTCGGACGAGCCGTGTGCTTCTCACGATGCCGGATCCGGCTGTCTGGCCACTTCCGATTTATGAGCTCGCGCTCTATCTGGCAACCGAGTTCCGGGAGGGCCCGGAGCCGCGACCGACTATCGGGATCGTGACGCCCGAGTCCGCCCCGCTGAAGGCCTTTGGCGAAGCGGTCAGCGACCAGGTTGAAGCAATGCTCGAGGAGAGTTCCGTAGATCTCGTCTCCGAAACGACACCGACCGAGTTCGCGAACGGTCTCCTCGAAACTTCTGGTGATTCGATACCCGCCGATGTGGTCCTGACGTTGCCTCGCCTGATCGGGCGGCGAATAGATGGCCTGCCGTTTGACGATGATGGATTCTTACCGGTGAATGAACTCGGCTTGGTGCAGGGATGCGATCGCGAGTATGCAGCCGGCGACGTCATTTCTTATCCGATCAAGTTTGGAGGAGCTGCGACGGAGCAGGCGGACGTTGTCGCGTCCGCCATCGCGGCCAAAGCGTGGGACGCACCCGAACCGGAGCCCTTCGTACCCAACCTCAGGGCCACTCTGCTGACTGCGGAAGGACCGGTGCCACTCGGGCCACAGGGGAGCGGCTCTGATCAACCGGGCACTGAACCCTGGACTACCGCGCAGAAGGTCCGGGGAAAGTTCCTGACTCCTGTGCTCACCGCAGCCGCCGCGCAGAAGAAGCCGGGTGATGAGAATGGATGA
- a CDS encoding ABC transporter ATP-binding protein — translation MDPEISLPPRVTYGGNSSASVVETKGLSKDFGTTRALIDLDLEIAAGTVFGFLGPNGAGKTTMIRLLLDLIRPTKGTARVFGHDVTTDSIEVRRRCGYLPGELKLPVNRTAEQLLRHLARLRGDVDWRRVRDLAERLGLDLGRKIGEQSKGNRQKVGLVAAFMSDPDLLILDEPSSGLDPLRQQDVRDLMRETAAAGRTVLLSSHDLDQVEHVADQVGIVREGVLVAREDVSVLRSRAVREVTVQFEGAAPTLAGIEGVEVAESSAGLLRLKVTGQMDQLVKALAKSTVTALTSSRPGLDEIFLSYYEADRER, via the coding sequence ATGGACCCGGAGATTTCGCTTCCACCTCGCGTCACTTACGGCGGGAACTCTTCAGCCTCCGTGGTCGAGACCAAAGGATTGAGCAAGGACTTCGGCACTACGCGGGCACTCATCGACCTTGACCTCGAGATCGCGGCGGGTACAGTCTTCGGCTTTCTTGGTCCGAACGGAGCCGGCAAGACGACGATGATCCGGCTACTGCTCGATCTGATCCGGCCGACGAAAGGCACAGCCCGTGTGTTTGGCCATGACGTAACGACCGACAGCATCGAAGTGCGTCGACGTTGCGGATACCTCCCGGGCGAGCTGAAGCTTCCCGTCAATCGCACCGCAGAGCAGCTGCTCCGCCACCTGGCGCGGCTTCGCGGGGACGTGGACTGGAGACGGGTCAGAGATCTCGCCGAACGGCTGGGTCTCGACCTGGGCCGAAAGATCGGGGAGCAGTCAAAGGGTAATCGGCAAAAGGTCGGTCTCGTCGCAGCCTTCATGTCTGATCCAGACCTTCTGATACTCGACGAGCCGTCCAGCGGCCTGGATCCGCTGCGCCAGCAGGACGTTCGCGACTTGATGCGCGAAACAGCGGCCGCGGGGCGGACTGTGCTTCTCTCGTCGCACGACTTGGATCAAGTCGAACACGTAGCGGATCAGGTCGGGATCGTCCGGGAGGGCGTACTGGTAGCTCGCGAGGACGTTTCCGTCCTCCGAAGCCGGGCCGTCAGGGAAGTAACGGTCCAGTTCGAAGGGGCGGCACCGACCCTTGCGGGCATCGAGGGGGTCGAAGTCGCCGAGAGTAGCGCGGGACTATTGCGACTTAAGGTCACCGGTCAAATGGATCAGCTGGTCAAAGCCCTGGCGAAATCCACGGTGACCGCTTTGACCAGCTCAAGGCCAGGGCTCGACGAGATTTTCCTCTCCTACTACGAAGCTGATCGTGAACGCTGA